The segment AACGTTATCTCAAAATCTTTATACTGCTCAAGTCCACTCTTTTACAAAAAAAGAAACAAATGAAATTTCCATTTCCGGTGATTTTATTCAACAAGATGATGTTGTGTTGATTATTGATGACTTTTTGGCAAATGGACAAGCTGTTTTGGGTTTACTGGAAATAATTGAGCAAGCAGGAGCAAGATTAGCAGGAGTTGGAATTGTTATTGAAAAAGGTTTCCAATCAGGTGGTCAATTGATCCGTGAACGTGGAATTCGGGTTGAATCACTTGCAAATGTTGCCTCCTTGCAAAATGGAAAAGTAGAATTTATGGTGGAGAGTTCCACCTTATGAAAAATGCACTGAAGTCGACCACATTAGGAATCCAGCATCTATTGGCTATGTACGCAGGTGCTATTCTCGTGCCGTTAATTATTGGAAAATCGTTGGGATTCGATCATAAACAATTAACATATCTTGTGTCGATTGATATTTTGATGTGTGGAGTTGCAACACTACTACAAATCATAAGTAACCGATTTGTCGGTATAGGCCTCCCCGTTGTGCTTGGCTGTACATTTACTGCGGTAGGTCCGATTATGAAAATTGGTGAGGAATTTGGTATATCTGCTATTTATGGTTCCATCATTGCCTCTGGCTTGATCATCATGTGGATTAGTAGTTTTTTTGGAAAATTGATCAAGTTTTTTCCGCCCGTTGTAACAGGTTCCGTTGTGACCATTATTGGGATTACGCTAATTCCAGTAGCGGTCAATAATATGGGCGGTGGCCAAGATGCTGCAGACTTTGGGTCATTGTCGAATATTTTATTAGCTTTTGGAACCTTACTGACGATTATCTTATTCTTCCGTTTTTCCACTGGCTTTATTCGGTCCATCTCTATATTACTCGGTCTTGGTGTTGGAACAATTGCTGCCAGTATCATGGGTAAAGTTGATTTTATTCCAGTACAGGATGCGGCCGTTGCACAAATCGTAAGGCCCTTTTATTTTGGATATCCGACATTTGAATGGTCAGCCATCCTCACGATGACATTAGTTGGGATGGTATCTTTGGTAGAGTCTACAGGTGTTTATTTCGCCTTAAGTGATATTTGTGATAGGAAGTTGAAGGAAGATGACTTGGCAAAAGGCTATCGTGCAGAAGGGCTAGCCTCCGTCATTGGAGGTCTCTTCAATGCCTTCCCATATACAACATTTTCACAAAATGTCGGTCTGATTCAAATGTCAGGTGTTCGGTCTCGAAAAGTAATTTTGATTACGGGTTCCATGTTAATCGCCCTTGGATTCTTGCCTAAAATCGCCGCATTTACAACCATTATTCCAACATCTGTCTTAGGGGGAGCGATGATGGCGATGTTTGGGATGGTCGTTTCTCAAGGGATTAAAATGCTAAGTAAAATTATTTCCGATTCTCAAGAAAACTCGATGATTATTGCTTGTTCTGTCGGCCTCGGTCTCGGTGTTACAGTTGCGCCTAACTTATTTTCAGCACTTCCATCAGGACTGCAAATATTGACAAGTAATGGGATTGTTGCGGGCAGTGTAACAGCGATTGCGCTTAATATTTTATTTAATATGTTGCCAAATCGAAAGCGTCGGGAAACTGTTGTTGTATCAAAGCGAAGTGCTTAAAAGGTAAAAACATAAGTCCTATTTAGCTTGAGGGGGATTGATTTCGCAAGCAAATAGGACTTTTTATTCTCCGTATGGCATTTCCGAAGTCGGGACCTTTTTCTTTCTGAACCCTTGCTGCTTCAGTTTTTTCTCTTATTTGTAAGGAGATTACCCTAAAAACAAAAAGAAAATGTATTCCACATTTTTAGAATCATTTTCTTTTTCATTTAGTAGCTCAATTAATCTGTAATATGCTCCACGAAGCTGTTGTTCGATTTGGTTGTCCATATATGCCAAGGAATCAATTGTAATTTTTCTTACTTCGGAAATACTATGCTGGTTGATTATTTCCATTACTCCTCTGACTGAATCAAGGAAATAGAGAGATGGTTGGACGGTTCAGACCATCATTGGAATTGCTATGCCGCGGATTATTGCAAAGCTAGGGGGCATGGAGTATTATTCATGGGCGATTACGATCTATTTGCTTACATCAAGGGTTGCCTCCGTTTTAGTGGGGAAGCTATCCGATATTTATGGAAGAAAACCATTCATCCTCACCGGTGTTGGATTTTTCTTAAATGCAGGGATGATGGGTGCCATCATTTATGTTCCTTTTTTGTATAAGGGGTAAAAGGAATCTCTCCTACCTATGCAGGCTATATTTATCGGCATACCAGTTTAATGGACAAAACCACTCAATTAGCAGAATAAAAAAGGTTAGCGATCGCCAAGCGTAATTTCAGTAGCACGATAAAACATTTTTACACCTCAAAATCATACTATTATAAAGGAATTTGGTAGTCTTTAATGGGCCTTTAACTTAATCTCAAAATTAAGGGAGCTGTAAAGATGAACCTCAGTAAGCAGATAAAATATTTTCGTAAACGGGATAACATGTCCCAAGAAGAGTTAGCAGAAAAAATTTATGTTTCCAGACAATCTATTTCTAATTGGGAAAATGAAAGGAGCTATCCGGATATTCATAATTTATTAAAGATGAGTGTTCTCTTTAATGTCACTCTGGACGATTTGGTTAAAGGAGATGTAAAAATCATGAAAGAAGAACTTCAAAAATCAACTTTCTTTAAGTGGACTTACATCATGGTAGCATTAATGATTATACTTCCCATTTCTATCGTGCCTACATTTTACTTTTTCGGTAATTATGGTCTTGTAATACCTCTGGTACTTTTCATTTTACTTATGTTTTCAACATTGAAGGTTGAAAAGATAAAAAAGGAGCACAACTTAAAAACTTATCGTCAAATAGTCGATTTTGTAGAAGGAAAACCTGCAAGTAAAGTAAAACCTAATAAAAAGGACAATGTACTAAAAATAGGTTTAATTCTTGCGAGTGCTTTAATTAGTTTCGTTTTGGTTTATCTAGGGATGTCTGTATTTGGAATATAACTTAGAAAACACTAAAAAGTACCTTGTAACCTTTTGGATCTCTTTTACGTTACAAGTAATAGGAATACTGACTAAACGGTATTCTACTACTGACAACCGGTTTCATACAGAAAGGAAACAAATAACCCGGCATGAAAAAAACGATAAAGTACATCGGATTACAAGTAATCGGTTGGCTGTTTATTGTGTTGGGGATACTCGGTCTTTTCCTGCCGATTTTACAGGGAATTGCCTTCTTAATAATTGGTATGCTCATTCTGTCCCGAACATCCCCTTGGGCCAAACGCCTGATCAAAAGAATGGAGAAACGGTATCCCTCTTTGTCCAAACAGATGAATAAAATCCGAAAACATCCTCGATGGAAGCGTTTGCTTCCGGATGATTAGATAAAAAGGTAGCTTGAAACCAAGATCCGACATCACCCTGACTTCCTGTCAAACAGAAATCAGGGTGATTATTTTGTGAGAAGAATTACAAGCAGTATTCGTCATAGGGATACATCCATGTTTTTTTGATATGATTATATTGAAAGGAGAAGTGCGATGGAGGAATTTTTCAATCTCTTTCTTGTGATCGTTGTGGCAGTTATTTTTGCTCTATTGGCTTATCTGTATCAAAAATTCCTTGTTGTCCGTATTCTATTCACTATTTTAAAACACATCCTCATCATCCTGTGTATGATCCTGATGGCGGGGCTCTTTATCTTTGCTCATTCTTTCTTGGCATTCTGGCTTATTTTCTTCACTGCCCTTACTGACAAAGGGCCTTATTTCTTTGCCAATGGAGAAAAGATCATGCCATTCCTTGAAAATGATGCTCTTGCCAAAATCGCTATTACATACGGAATATTTTATTTTATTGTTTACTTTGGGAGCTCCCTGTTATATTCCATGTTTTATTTGAATGTTTGGATTTTTAAAGGATTGGTTTTTCTTACGTCCAAGTTGGCTGTCATATTTATATATCCGTGGCTAGTCCATACCCTGTTCCCGGATATTACCGTGACACGAGAAGGTGCTTTAACCCTGTTGATTTTGATTACCCTCATCATGGTGAACCAATTGATTCGTCGGGAATATCAAGCATATGAACGACACGGTTCTCCCCTCAATTATGTCCTAAAACGTTTGATTCCGTGGTTGAAAAAGAGATCCCCGCCGGGAAATGAACCACTCTAGGAAAAAACGAACAAGAGCACAACCTGTATAGGCGGTGCTCCATATGGGATCATTATTTGACCCTGGCCACCGCCAATCCATCGCCGATGGTCAGCAAGGTGGATTCCAGCCGGGAATCTTCAGCCAGCATCTTATTAGTCTGACGAATCGCTTCCACTGAAGGTTTCCGGTTAGTTTCATCCAGAATTCTTTCCCGGGAAAACATATTGTCCATCACAATAACCGACCCGGGCCCCGACAAACCAATCACCTTTTCAAGGTAATAAGGATAGCTCTCTTTATCAGCATCAATAAAGTAAAAGTCAAACTGTTCCCTCTTCATTTCCAGCTCTTCCAGACTGTTACGGGCATCTCCGATGTGATAACGGACTTTATCAGACAATCCTGCCTTTTGAATATTTTCCGTAGCAAATGCGGCATGCTCCGGATTGATCTCCAAAGAAAGCAATGTACCATCTTTTGGCAAAGCCTTGGCCATCCAAATGGAACTGTAGCCACCAAGTCCACCAATTTCCAGTATCTTGTGGGCTCCGGAAATCCGCGCCAATAGATAAAGAGTCTGACCTACTTCAGGAGGCACAGAGATCTGCGGCATTCCTTTTTGTTCCAACCCTTGGGAGATTCCCTTCAATACCTCGTCTTCATGAATAAACTGATTTCTGACATAGTCCACCTTTTTCATCCAACACACTCCTTTCCATTCTCCTCAACCTTATCCAACCTTTTTCTCACTTTCAATCCATTGTGAAAAAAAGCCGTTGCACAGAAGTGCAACGGCTTTTGGTGTGGAGCGGATGATGGGAATCGAACCCACGTTACCAGCTTGGGAAGCTGGTGTTCTACCATTGAACTACATCCGCACAGTGATGTTTATTATAATACCATGAAGTTTATTGGAACACAAGATGTTTTTTCATCACAAAGTGAACGTTCCTCCAACTTGAGATACCTGTCACCCTCTGATTAAATAGTTAGAGGTATAAAACGCATTGGACAGAAAGGGGGATATCCCCTGTGACAACCCACCACTTTACACTGGGTACCGCCGGTCATATCGATCACGGAAAAACAACGTTGACAAGAGCCTTAACCGGTGTGGACACTGACTCTTTAAAAGAGGAAAAGGAGAGGAATATATCCATTGAACCCGGCTTTGCCCCTCTTCAGTTGCCATCAGGACTTCACACATCCATTGTGGATGTTCCGGGTCATGAACGATTTATTCGGCAGATGGTTTCCGGCGTGGCAGGCATTGATTTTGTGCTGTTCGTTATTGCCGCTGATGACGGGGTCATGCCCCAAACCAGGGAACACCTTGCCATTTTGGATCTGCTGGGCTTGAAAGCCGGACTAATTGTTTTATCCAAAATAGACCAGGCGGATCCTGAATTGTTACCTCTGATTGAAGAAGATATTCGGGAAATCATGTCTCATACATTTTTGGAGGGTGCACCGGTTTTAAAAGTCTCTTCTAAAACCGGAGAAGGAATTGAATCCCTTCGTCAGGAATTGGATCGCTCCCTGTCCCTTCTTTCTCCCCGAAAAAGTAAAGCGCCGTTTCGTTTTCCCATTGATCGGGTTTTTACTGTGGACGGAGCGGGAACCGTAACAACAGGAACCATACAGTCAGGTTCCATCAGTGCCGGAGACACAATGGTACTTCTCCCGACAAATCATAAAGTGAAGGTACGGCAACTGCAGGTACATCATAAAACCGTGGATACCGCCTATGCCGGTCAGCGTGTGGCCTTAAATCTGACCCATATCCGAAAAGAAGAGATCAGCAGAGGACAAACCCTTGCCGGGGAAAATACCTGGACTACCACCCAGCGTATGGATATCCAGGCTTCCCTTTTGCCGGATCTCTCCTTTTCCTTAAAACAACGGCATTTGGTTACACTCATGATCGGAACATCTGAAGTATCCGCTGACCTGATCCTGTACGATCGAAAAGAATGGACTCCCGGAGACAAAATCTTTGCGAGTCTCCGTCTGCATCAGCCTGTCGTGGCAGCCCGTGGCGATCGATTCATCCTGCGCCGGCCTACCCCTTCTGCAACAGTTGGTGGTGGTTGGGTCATTGTTCCCGATGCGAAGCCGCATAAAATCAATCCGGCTACTGCTGAACTTATTCAAACCTGGATGAATGCAAGTTTGGCTGAACGGATTCTGGAGAAGTTGAGTTCCCAAGACCTGTTGCAAACCCCTGACACCTTGGCCCGCTCCCTTCAGGAACCTGAGACCGATATCCGAAACGAACTGGAAATCCTTCACCAAAAAGAAAAAGTGATTCAATTGAATGCCTTCTACGCTTCCCGAAGTGTCATGGAATTAAATGAAATAAGCATCCAAGACCGGTTGAAAGACTTTCATCGATCATTTCCTCTTCGCCCTGGTATGTCCAAGGCAGAGTGGGCATCCCGTTATTTTCCTCAATTGCCGACACGAACCGGAAAGCTGTTGCTGGATTATTGGGAACAAAGGGGACTGTTGCGACAAACAGAGGAAATGGTGTCACTGTTCACCTTCAGGCCTTCTGTTCCTGCTCCTTGGCAAGATGCCGTTGAAAAAGTCATTCAACAGATCGCCAAGGATGCTTTGACACCTTCGGACTGGTCCCATTACTTTGGGAAGTCATCAATACCCCAAGACTTGGAAGATGATTTGTATACTTTTCTGATCCGACAAAAACATTTAATACCTTTGACAGATACATTGCTTGTTCACTTCTCCGTATTTCAGGATGCAGTTTATAAAGTGAAATCTTTCCTCAACCAACAAAAAACCATGACCATGCAAGATGCTAAAACGCTTTTTCCTCTGTCCCGAAAGTATTTGGTTCCCCTTTTGGAACAAATGGATGAACAAGGCATTACCAAACGCTTGGACAACAAGCGGATTCTTGCATAATGAAACCAACCCGGCTCCGATTTCTCGGAGCCGGGTGGCTTTATCAGTTTCGTTAATATCCCGCTATCGGTCTCACAAAAGCGGTCAAGATGACGGCAACGGCACCGATACCCACCGCCCACCACCCCAACGCACTACCACGTCGGGCACTGATGACACCCAATATGATTCCCGCAGATCCCAACAGGAATGGAACGATAAAAAAAGCTAGGATGGATAAGATGATGCTAACCGTTCCCAGCCCGTGACCCTCCCTGGCACCTTCATCTTCATTTGCCCCATCTCTTCCTGTGGCAGGAGAAACAGGTGCCACTTCCTCAGCGGCTTCCACATCGGCATTTCTGCTTGGAGCGGTGTCATTACGCTCTGCATCCCGGTCGTCTTCCATGACATCTCCTTCGCCAAATTCCACTTCGTCAATGGCCGGATAGGATTCATCCATGAACACTTCATCCGCTGCCGGAATAAATTCCGAAATCTCCGCATTTTCTTCCAAACCCTCTAATCCTTCAACCGGAGCTGCTCCTTGATCCCTTTTTACGGACTTTTGATCTTTTTTCTTTTTACGACTCAAGACATAACCCTCCCTTCTGTTCATTTAGAGTTAGTATGCACAAGGGCGTAAAGACTATATTGGCATTTTGATGCAACTTATGGACTATCCTTCCCCATACTCCTTGTCTCCCAAATCAAGCCCGTGCTAAGATAAGATCGTTAAGATAACAGGGGAGGACCTGCCAGAATGATTTCAGAACTTACACAGTGGCTGGATGCCATCACAGAATGGTTTATGGCTTATGGAGCTTGGGGACTTGCCATCGTCTCATTTCTCGAATCATCATTTTTTCCCATTATACCCGATGTCATTTTACTTCCACTGGGTATTGCACAACCTGAACTTGTCCTGTGGTACGCTTTAATCGTTACTGTCTCCTCTGTTGCCGGAGCCATGCTTGGTTACTGGATCGGCCACAAATTGGGACGTCCGGTAATGGTTCGCTTTTTCAAAGAAGAAACAGTTGCCAAAGTGGAAGGTTATTTTGAGCGCTATGGTGGATTCAGCATGGCTATTGCCGGATTTACACCCATTCCCTATAAAGTGTTTACCATTGCCTCCGGAATGTGTCAGGTAAGAAAAAGAGAAGTCATTTTATGGTCTTTCCTGGGACGGGGTTGCCGTTTTTTTGCTGAAGCCTTGATTATTCTGTGGCTGGGAAAAGCAGCCATGGCTTTTATCGAAGAATACTTCGGTCTGTTTACATTGTCAGTCGTAGCCGTCATCTTAATCGGTTACCTTTGTTATGTTTTTATCAAGCGTTCCCGAAACCGGAAAACAGTATAATATAAAAAAGGAATCCTGGCAGCTTCTATAGCTGCTTTTTTATTAGTGGGGGGATGAAATTTGGATATCCGGTATATCGGTGTAACCGTTGCAAATTTGTGGGAAGATCCTGATAAAGTAAGGGAACTGGATGAACCTTCTCTTACAGTACCTGTTCAACTGGAAAAATGGTTGGAAACCATGTCACGTGATGATCGTTTGGACTTATTGGGACGTCTGGACTCGCAAATCCTGTTTGGGGAAGCTGTCCTCTGTTTGGAAGAACGTGATGGGTGGGCTCGTGTTCTGATTCCCTCCCAATATACCCCTAAAGATCAGCGAGGTTATCCTGGGTGGATATCTGTAAAGCAGTTATTCCATGACCCGGATTATCATCAGGCCATGAAGCAAAATCCCTTGGCTTATGTAACCGCCAAAAAGAGTCAGATTACCTTTTCCGATGAAGCAAGATCACTGGATGTGAGCTTTATGACCAAATTGCCCTGTCTGGAAGAGAAGGACGGAAGAGTAACGGTGGCCTTACCCTTTGGCGGGGTTGGTTATGTACCGAAGTCTGATGTGACAGTCGCCTGGAAATTGCCTGTAACCGATGCCGCACATCGAATCAGTATTGCCAAAAGCTATGAAGGTCTCCAATACTTATGGGCAGGTATGTCGAGCTGGGGATTTGACTGTTCCGGATATGTTTATCGGATTTTTGAAGCAGGTGGTATGATGATTCCACGAGATGCCAGTATACAGGCCCGCTTCGGTCAAAAAGTGAACCGGAATGAACTGCAACCTGGGGATTTGGTCTTCTTTGCCTATGAAGAGGGTAAAGGTGCGATCCACCACGTGGGTATGTATATCGGTGAGAATCGGTTTATACACTCCCCCAATACCGGCAATCCCGTCAAAATCAACAACATGACAGATGATCCCTATCACCGGGAGTTTTGCTGGGGCTGTCGTTATGACGGCAGTGAATCTTTTCCGGAGCCGCAAAACAACTGACACCTCTGGTCAAACTGCAAGAAATACCCTGCTATGCTTGTAATCAAAAGACCTCCAGCCTCTTAGGGCATGGAGGTCCCTTTTTTAGCTTGTATCATTTCGGAAACCCTATTCTACGAGTCCCAGGATCCTGTTCACCATTTTCGGTATCTCTGGATCATGTACAACCCTGCTTTTACAGATGCGGGAAATAGGGAAAAACCTTCATACCAAGGTGGAAAGTTTATCTGTGCTTTTTCATTGCAGCGGCGATGGTTCGCACCCATTCATTTTGTAATACTTCGCCATCGTACTCCTCTTTCAGACCATTGATTAATACAGAGAAAGCAATCAAAGGCTCCCCATTTTTCATTACATAACCGGACAAGGTTTTTACTCCGGCGATGGTTCCTGTTTTCCCCGAAATGTGAAATCCGGGAGGCAAAACTTCGGATCCGTCCTTTAATGTACCACTTCTCCCATACTCCGCCAGACTGGATCGCCAAATCCCTTTGTCAGGGTGCCGGTTCATTTTTTTCAAAAGTTCAATAAATGAGGAAGGAGTGGCTAAGTTATAACCGGACAGACCGGAACCGTCGGCATAATTCGCCGGTCCTGACAAATCCCAGTTTTGTAACGTCTGTATGACTGCTTTTTTTCCTTTTTCCTCACTTCCTTCCCCATAAAGTTCCATCCCCAGGGTTTTTAACAAAACCTCTGCCACAAGATTGTCACTGTCCTGATTGACCCAAGGTAAAACCTGTGACAAGGGAGGAGATAAAAAAGTCCATGCTTGGGAAACCCCTGAATTCCATGTCCCTTCCAGAATCTTCGGTTCACAAGGTACCTCCACACCGGACTCCACACAAGCTTTCAGCAACAATTCAGCAAAATATTCACTTCCGGAGTATACTGCTGCTTCATCCTCCGGTTCATCTCTGGAAAGCTCACCTCTGATATGGAATTGATTACCCCACTCTTTTCTCTCTATCACCAGATCTGACTCTTGATTTCCTGTCCACTTCAGGTCAGATGTAAAATGAATGGTGGGCAGGTCAGGAGTCCATCTCAATCGAGGAACCGGTTCATCAGGATCTGCATAAAAGCTGATTCGATTTTTCTCCATGATCAATGACTGAACCGGAGCACAAAAACCCTGTGCCAGATCATCCCACATCCATCCGGTTCCCCAAGGCCGCTTTTCAAAAAAGGAGAGATCCAGAACCACGGGTCCTGTCAGACGATCCAATCCTGCTGATTTCAATTTTTCTGCTACTTGCAAAGCTCGTTGGTAATCAAAGGAAGGATCACCGCCTCCCTTAATCCACAATCCTTTACCATCTGTACCTACATGGGTTTTCCAATGGTAATCGGCTCCCAGACGATCCAATGAAACTGCTGTGGTCCAGAGTTTCTGATTGGAAGCAGGTTGAAAACATATATTTTCCTGATAACCTGTTTGATGACCCGTTTGAAAAGAAAAGAGAGCGCAACCCAATTGTGCGCCCCGTTTATTGGCTGACTTCCTCCAATCTTCAACCCAATACGCCAATGATGCTTGGTCTGACATCCATGTTCCCCCCTCATGCAAAAGCGACTTCCCTCTGCCCTTGTGTGCAAGTCTGAATTACCGGTGCTGGATGATTTGTTCCAGATGTTCCAAGCGTCGTATGATATTTTGAATCACAGCATCTTGGTTGCCGGAATTAGATCCCCTTTGGGATTTACTCGCTTTTAAATCCTCTTTCAATTGCCGATTCTCTTCAATTAAATCTTCAAAGTTTTTAATCACGATATCGAGGAACTCATTCACTTCATCCACATCATATCCACGAAGAGAGGTCTTAAAGTCTTTATTGAAGATATCACTGGGTGTTATACGCTCCATATGAGATCTCCCCCTGATTCATTATAATCATTTCTGTCTATACGCTTGTCAGTTAACACGGCATCTATTTTATCTTACCATACCGAAAAATAAAGGATAACCCTGGAACATGACAAAAAAGCACTGTAACAGTGCTTTTGACCTTAAATACCATAAAAATGGGAATCCGGTTTACTCTCATCAGAGCCCATACCGAATTCCCTCAACATAAAAATACCGGGATAAAAGGAGACTCCCTATTTACGATTGGGAAATGTTCGTTGTATTAAATCCATAAAGTTGTTAATCAAGCCGGAAACAGGACGACCTTCCCGAATATCTTTGGCATAGTTGTTTATTTGCTTGGCAAAGTTTGGATTGGCGGAAACATACACCCGCTTGATACTGGGATCTTCTTTCCGAACCTGCCGGGCAATCCGGTCCTTCACATCATCGGTCATGTCACCATCACCATTTCGCATCATAACACCAACATAAGCAGTATCATCGGTTACCATTACCGTGGCAGAATCCACTCCCTTTACTTTGGTCAGGGAGTCAGCCACATTGTCGGCAACCCTCATATTTTGCCCAACACGATTTCGATTCGGATCCCGTTGGGCATAATCCCGGTTTCCTTGTTGGTCTCGGTAACCAACCTGTGTTC is part of the Kroppenstedtia pulmonis genome and harbors:
- a CDS encoding nucleobase:cation symporter-2 family protein; this translates as MKNALKSTTLGIQHLLAMYAGAILVPLIIGKSLGFDHKQLTYLVSIDILMCGVATLLQIISNRFVGIGLPVVLGCTFTAVGPIMKIGEEFGISAIYGSIIASGLIIMWISSFFGKLIKFFPPVVTGSVVTIIGITLIPVAVNNMGGGQDAADFGSLSNILLAFGTLLTIILFFRFSTGFIRSISILLGLGVGTIAASIMGKVDFIPVQDAAVAQIVRPFYFGYPTFEWSAILTMTLVGMVSLVESTGVYFALSDICDRKLKEDDLAKGYRAEGLASVIGGLFNAFPYTTFSQNVGLIQMSGVRSRKVILITGSMLIALGFLPKIAAFTTIIPTSVLGGAMMAMFGMVVSQGIKMLSKIISDSQENSMIIACSVGLGLGVTVAPNLFSALPSGLQILTSNGIVAGSVTAIALNILFNMLPNRKRRETVVVSKRSA
- a CDS encoding C40 family peptidase, with translation MDIRYIGVTVANLWEDPDKVRELDEPSLTVPVQLEKWLETMSRDDRLDLLGRLDSQILFGEAVLCLEERDGWARVLIPSQYTPKDQRGYPGWISVKQLFHDPDYHQAMKQNPLAYVTAKKSQITFSDEARSLDVSFMTKLPCLEEKDGRVTVALPFGGVGYVPKSDVTVAWKLPVTDAAHRISIAKSYEGLQYLWAGMSSWGFDCSGYVYRIFEAGGMMIPRDASIQARFGQKVNRNELQPGDLVFFAYEEGKGAIHHVGMYIGENRFIHSPNTGNPVKINNMTDDPYHREFCWGCRYDGSESFPEPQNN
- a CDS encoding YqaA family protein translates to MISELTQWLDAITEWFMAYGAWGLAIVSFLESSFFPIIPDVILLPLGIAQPELVLWYALIVTVSSVAGAMLGYWIGHKLGRPVMVRFFKEETVAKVEGYFERYGGFSMAIAGFTPIPYKVFTIASGMCQVRKREVILWSFLGRGCRFFAEALIILWLGKAAMAFIEEYFGLFTLSVVAVILIGYLCYVFIKRSRNRKTV
- the selB gene encoding selenocysteine-specific translation elongation factor, which encodes MTTHHFTLGTAGHIDHGKTTLTRALTGVDTDSLKEEKERNISIEPGFAPLQLPSGLHTSIVDVPGHERFIRQMVSGVAGIDFVLFVIAADDGVMPQTREHLAILDLLGLKAGLIVLSKIDQADPELLPLIEEDIREIMSHTFLEGAPVLKVSSKTGEGIESLRQELDRSLSLLSPRKSKAPFRFPIDRVFTVDGAGTVTTGTIQSGSISAGDTMVLLPTNHKVKVRQLQVHHKTVDTAYAGQRVALNLTHIRKEEISRGQTLAGENTWTTTQRMDIQASLLPDLSFSLKQRHLVTLMIGTSEVSADLILYDRKEWTPGDKIFASLRLHQPVVAARGDRFILRRPTPSATVGGGWVIVPDAKPHKINPATAELIQTWMNASLAERILEKLSSQDLLQTPDTLARSLQEPETDIRNELEILHQKEKVIQLNAFYASRSVMELNEISIQDRLKDFHRSFPLRPGMSKAEWASRYFPQLPTRTGKLLLDYWEQRGLLRQTEEMVSLFTFRPSVPAPWQDAVEKVIQQIAKDALTPSDWSHYFGKSSIPQDLEDDLYTFLIRQKHLIPLTDTLLVHFSVFQDAVYKVKSFLNQQKTMTMQDAKTLFPLSRKYLVPLLEQMDEQGITKRLDNKRILA
- a CDS encoding helix-turn-helix transcriptional regulator, whose product is MNLSKQIKYFRKRDNMSQEELAEKIYVSRQSISNWENERSYPDIHNLLKMSVLFNVTLDDLVKGDVKIMKEELQKSTFFKWTYIMVALMIILPISIVPTFYFFGNYGLVIPLVLFILLMFSTLKVEKIKKEHNLKTYRQIVDFVEGKPASKVKPNKKDNVLKIGLILASALISFVLVYLGMSVFGI
- a CDS encoding O-methyltransferase, whose protein sequence is MKKVDYVRNQFIHEDEVLKGISQGLEQKGMPQISVPPEVGQTLYLLARISGAHKILEIGGLGGYSSIWMAKALPKDGTLLSLEINPEHAAFATENIQKAGLSDKVRYHIGDARNSLEELEMKREQFDFYFIDADKESYPYYLEKVIGLSGPGSVIVMDNMFSRERILDETNRKPSVEAIRQTNKMLAEDSRLESTLLTIGDGLAVARVK
- a CDS encoding YhcN/YlaJ family sporulation lipoprotein; this translates as MNRLSRYVWALATVSLIFTSLGCATQQRPEESRRQGNMPGTQVGYRDQQGNRDYAQRDPNRNRVGQNMRVADNVADSLTKVKGVDSATVMVTDDTAYVGVMMRNGDGDMTDDVKDRIARQVRKEDPSIKRVYVSANPNFAKQINNYAKDIREGRPVSGLINNFMDLIQRTFPNRK
- the dacB gene encoding D-alanyl-D-alanine carboxypeptidase/D-alanyl-D-alanine endopeptidase — translated: MSDQASLAYWVEDWRKSANKRGAQLGCALFSFQTGHQTGYQENICFQPASNQKLWTTAVSLDRLGADYHWKTHVGTDGKGLWIKGGGDPSFDYQRALQVAEKLKSAGLDRLTGPVVLDLSFFEKRPWGTGWMWDDLAQGFCAPVQSLIMEKNRISFYADPDEPVPRLRWTPDLPTIHFTSDLKWTGNQESDLVIERKEWGNQFHIRGELSRDEPEDEAAVYSGSEYFAELLLKACVESGVEVPCEPKILEGTWNSGVSQAWTFLSPPLSQVLPWVNQDSDNLVAEVLLKTLGMELYGEGSEEKGKKAVIQTLQNWDLSGPANYADGSGLSGYNLATPSSFIELLKKMNRHPDKGIWRSSLAEYGRSGTLKDGSEVLPPGFHISGKTGTIAGVKTLSGYVMKNGEPLIAFSVLINGLKEEYDGEVLQNEWVRTIAAAMKKHR
- a CDS encoding PGPGW domain-containing protein encodes the protein MKKTIKYIGLQVIGWLFIVLGILGLFLPILQGIAFLIIGMLILSRTSPWAKRLIKRMEKRYPSLSKQMNKIRKHPRWKRLLPDD
- a CDS encoding xanthine phosphoribosyltransferase, producing the protein MKALQKKIVAKGKVLSDTVLKVDSFLNHQIDPNLMKEIGEEFAARFQEDGVTKIITIESSGIAPATMAGLLMNVPVVFARKRKSLTLSQNLYTAQVHSFTKKETNEISISGDFIQQDDVVLIIDDFLANGQAVLGLLEIIEQAGARLAGVGIVIEKGFQSGGQLIRERGIRVESLANVASLQNGKVEFMVESSTL
- a CDS encoding DivIVA domain-containing protein; protein product: MERITPSDIFNKDFKTSLRGYDVDEVNEFLDIVIKNFEDLIEENRQLKEDLKASKSQRGSNSGNQDAVIQNIIRRLEHLEQIIQHR